A section of the Kribbella sp. HUAS MG21 genome encodes:
- a CDS encoding sugar ABC transporter permease: MRHGSYRFVASFLAIPLVLYVVFVISPFVQAFYYSLTDWTGISPKFEFVGFQNFKDLANDAIFKAAIGHNIILLIGVPLLTIVLALVFAYLLNVGGKANSAGVHGVRGNGFYKLAFFLPQVLSVPVIAVIWATVMTSTDNGLLNSVTKKLGLGTSQYLASPEIALYCVMWVLVWGSVGFYLVLFNAAMSGIPKDIFEAAIIDGAGRLATFFRITLPLLWDTIQTAWVYLAIMALDAYALVAVMTAGPGGPDNSTYVMGLAIADNGFQYGRAGYASAMGVVLFFLTLIIAAVMLRATRRERIEY; this comes from the coding sequence ATGCGGCACGGTAGTTACCGGTTCGTCGCGAGCTTCCTCGCGATCCCGCTCGTGTTGTACGTGGTCTTCGTGATCTCGCCGTTCGTCCAGGCGTTCTACTACTCGCTGACCGACTGGACCGGGATCTCGCCGAAGTTCGAGTTCGTCGGGTTCCAGAACTTCAAGGACCTCGCGAACGACGCGATCTTCAAGGCCGCGATCGGGCACAACATCATCCTGCTGATCGGCGTGCCGCTGCTCACCATCGTGCTCGCTCTGGTGTTCGCCTACCTGCTGAACGTCGGCGGCAAGGCGAACAGCGCCGGCGTCCACGGCGTCCGCGGGAACGGCTTCTACAAGCTGGCGTTCTTCCTGCCGCAGGTGCTGTCGGTGCCGGTCATCGCGGTCATCTGGGCCACCGTGATGACGTCCACCGACAACGGCCTGCTGAACTCGGTGACGAAGAAGCTCGGCCTCGGGACGTCGCAGTACCTCGCGTCGCCCGAGATCGCGCTGTACTGCGTGATGTGGGTGCTGGTCTGGGGCAGTGTCGGGTTCTATCTGGTGCTGTTCAACGCGGCGATGTCCGGGATCCCGAAGGACATCTTCGAGGCGGCGATCATCGACGGCGCCGGCCGGCTGGCGACGTTCTTCCGGATCACGCTGCCGCTGCTGTGGGACACCATCCAGACCGCCTGGGTGTACCTGGCGATCATGGCCCTGGACGCGTACGCGCTGGTCGCGGTGATGACCGCGGGGCCGGGCGGGCCGGACAACTCGACGTACGTGATGGGGCTGGCGATCGCCGACAACGGCTTCCAGTACGGCCGGGCCGGGTACGCGTCCGCGATGGGCGTGGTGCTGTTCTTCCTGACGCTGATCATCGCCGCCGTCATGCTCCGGGCCACCCGGCGCGAGCGGATCGAATACTGA
- the ngcE gene encoding N-acetylglucosamine/diacetylchitobiose ABC transporter substrate-binding protein: MTTPNNLPRRLFLQRAAVGTLLTAGGSTLLAACASGGSEDTSSGSDGGGTKSDENPFAVKEDAPLDVVIFKGGYGDDYAKAHEAIYSKKFPQAKISHKGITDITPQLQPRFNGGNPPDVIDNSGASLLPMSTLASTGQLADLTALFDAPSVDDPAKKVKDTVEPIAIEAAQLEGKPLVLEYVLTVYALWYNKPLFEKNGWTPAKTWAEFLTLCEEIKKAGIAPLAHQGKHPYYIHQVVLDMAVKHGGQEVIKAIDGLEPNAWMHPSIKLAAEALLELKGKGYIMQGTEGLDHIQSQTAWNQGKAAFIPSGSWLENEQKKVAPADFQTTATYTPLLDGAKLPVECTEIAAGENFIVPEKAKNKAGGLEYLRIMLSKEAAGKFTELTGSPTIVKGAGEGLKLSPGAASASALLKSGGDNNWTSYFGSWYSTMDKPVQSVVGELAAGRITADEYQKRVQKIADDTAKDPKTKKQTRS, encoded by the coding sequence ATGACCACTCCCAACAACCTCCCGCGGCGGCTGTTCCTGCAGCGTGCGGCGGTCGGCACCTTGCTGACCGCGGGCGGGAGCACGCTGCTGGCCGCGTGCGCCAGCGGCGGCAGCGAGGACACCAGCAGCGGCAGCGACGGGGGCGGGACCAAGTCCGACGAGAACCCGTTCGCGGTCAAGGAGGACGCACCACTGGACGTGGTGATCTTCAAGGGCGGGTACGGCGACGACTACGCCAAGGCCCACGAGGCGATCTACAGCAAGAAGTTCCCGCAGGCCAAGATCAGCCACAAGGGCATCACCGACATCACGCCGCAGCTGCAGCCGCGGTTCAACGGCGGCAACCCGCCGGACGTGATCGACAACTCCGGCGCCTCGCTGCTGCCGATGTCGACGCTGGCCAGCACCGGCCAGCTGGCCGACCTGACCGCGCTGTTCGACGCGCCGTCGGTCGACGATCCGGCCAAGAAGGTCAAGGACACCGTCGAGCCGATCGCGATCGAGGCCGCCCAGCTGGAGGGCAAGCCGCTCGTCCTCGAGTACGTGCTGACCGTCTACGCGCTCTGGTACAACAAGCCGCTGTTCGAGAAGAACGGCTGGACGCCGGCGAAGACCTGGGCCGAGTTCCTGACGCTGTGCGAGGAGATCAAGAAGGCCGGCATCGCGCCGCTCGCGCACCAGGGCAAGCACCCGTACTACATCCACCAGGTCGTCCTGGACATGGCCGTGAAGCACGGCGGCCAGGAGGTCATCAAGGCGATCGACGGGCTGGAGCCGAACGCCTGGATGCACCCGTCGATCAAGCTGGCCGCCGAGGCGCTGCTCGAGCTCAAGGGCAAGGGCTACATCATGCAGGGCACCGAGGGCCTGGACCACATCCAGTCGCAGACCGCCTGGAACCAGGGCAAGGCCGCGTTCATCCCGTCCGGTTCCTGGCTGGAGAACGAGCAGAAGAAGGTCGCCCCGGCGGACTTCCAGACCACCGCGACCTACACCCCGCTGCTGGACGGCGCGAAGCTGCCGGTGGAGTGCACCGAGATCGCCGCCGGCGAGAACTTCATCGTGCCGGAGAAGGCGAAGAACAAGGCCGGCGGCCTGGAGTACCTGCGGATCATGCTGTCGAAGGAGGCGGCCGGCAAGTTCACCGAGCTGACCGGTTCCCCGACCATCGTGAAGGGCGCCGGCGAGGGCCTGAAGCTGAGCCCGGGCGCCGCCTCCGCGAGCGCGCTGCTGAAGTCCGGCGGCGACAACAACTGGACGTCGTACTTCGGTTCCTGGTACTCCACGATGGACAAGCCGGTCCAGAGCGTGGTGGGTGAGCTGGCCGCCGGCCGGATCACCGCGGACGAATACCAGAAGCGGGTGCAGAAGATCGCCGACGACACGGCGAAGGACCCGAAGACCAAGAAGCAGACCCGTAGCTGA
- a CDS encoding SIS domain-containing protein: MASSDTGATSGVSAQAYVQTLMPIMAAVTTQIDGPIQQAADLMTASLRANGVIQAFGSGHSEALAMEIAGRAGGLIATNRIALRDLVLLGGEPPELLRSAELERDPAYSRKLYELSAAREGDLFVIASNSGVNGSIVELANVVKEKGHPLIAITSLQHTGGMESRHPSGKKLIDFADVVLDNHAPFGDSVLDLPGDAGKVCAVSSITAALIAQLLVAEVLRRMTDAGETPPVYLSANIPGGDEHNHALEARYAGRIRRTA; encoded by the coding sequence ATGGCCAGCAGTGACACGGGGGCGACGAGTGGCGTGAGCGCGCAGGCTTATGTTCAAACCCTGATGCCGATCATGGCCGCCGTCACCACCCAGATCGACGGCCCGATCCAGCAGGCCGCGGACCTGATGACCGCGTCGCTGCGCGCGAACGGCGTGATCCAGGCGTTCGGCTCCGGGCACTCCGAGGCGCTCGCGATGGAGATCGCCGGCCGGGCCGGCGGCCTGATCGCCACCAACCGGATCGCGCTGCGCGACCTGGTGCTGCTCGGCGGCGAGCCGCCGGAACTGCTGCGCAGTGCCGAGCTCGAGCGCGATCCGGCGTACTCCCGCAAGCTCTACGAGCTGTCCGCGGCGCGCGAGGGCGACCTGTTCGTGATCGCCTCGAACTCCGGGGTGAACGGCTCGATCGTCGAGCTCGCGAACGTGGTCAAGGAGAAGGGCCACCCGCTGATCGCGATCACCTCGCTGCAGCACACCGGCGGTATGGAGTCCCGGCACCCTTCGGGCAAGAAGCTGATCGACTTCGCGGACGTGGTGCTCGACAACCACGCGCCGTTCGGCGACTCGGTGCTGGACCTGCCCGGCGACGCGGGCAAGGTGTGCGCGGTGTCGTCGATCACCGCCGCGCTGATCGCGCAGCTCCTGGTCGCCGAGGTACTGCGCCGGATGACCGACGCCGGCGAGACGCCTCCCGTGTACCTCTCGGCGAACATCCCGGGCGGGGACGAGCACAACCACGCCCTCGAAGCACGGTACGCCGGCCGCATCCGGCGTACTGCCTGA
- a CDS encoding BadF/BadG/BcrA/BcrD ATPase family protein, with protein sequence MSVESPLVLGGDLGGTSTRIVVADSEGNVIGRGAAAGGNPTSHPASAAANFGQALHAALAGLDPTAVKAGVVGMAGGVALARPDVAAQFEAAWTGAGLTVPPEYIGDLEVAFASGTPEPDGTVLIAGTGSNAGLVRNHQLLRTAGGHGWLLGDDGSGFWLGREAVRSVLQSLDLREPLGLLGQAVVQAILPDRDEHAPAHREGYDALRDDLVRTVNSRPPVLLAELAPAVITTYAQGDEHAQALVKRAAELLTETAARLKTTSDKGPMVLAGSVAGESSPVGQLIRQHFAGEVLTARDGVGGATWLALAALDPTLATTENHRRLVEH encoded by the coding sequence ATGTCGGTCGAAAGCCCCTTGGTCCTCGGCGGCGACCTGGGCGGTACCTCCACCCGGATCGTGGTCGCGGACTCCGAGGGCAACGTAATCGGTCGCGGTGCTGCCGCGGGTGGAAATCCGACGAGTCATCCGGCAAGTGCGGCGGCCAACTTCGGGCAGGCGCTTCACGCGGCACTGGCCGGGCTGGACCCGACCGCCGTGAAGGCGGGCGTGGTCGGGATGGCCGGCGGCGTGGCCCTCGCGCGGCCGGACGTGGCCGCCCAGTTCGAGGCCGCGTGGACGGGCGCCGGGCTCACCGTTCCGCCCGAGTACATCGGCGATCTCGAGGTCGCGTTCGCTTCCGGTACGCCGGAACCGGACGGAACGGTGCTGATCGCGGGCACGGGAAGCAACGCCGGACTGGTGCGAAATCACCAGCTGCTGCGCACCGCCGGCGGGCACGGTTGGCTGCTCGGCGACGACGGCTCCGGCTTCTGGCTCGGCCGGGAGGCGGTCCGCAGCGTGCTGCAGTCGCTGGATCTCCGGGAGCCGCTGGGGTTGCTCGGACAGGCCGTCGTCCAGGCGATCCTGCCCGACCGCGACGAGCACGCTCCTGCACACCGTGAAGGGTACGACGCATTGCGTGACGACCTGGTGCGCACCGTGAACAGCCGGCCGCCGGTTCTCCTCGCGGAACTCGCGCCCGCGGTCATCACGACGTACGCCCAAGGGGACGAGCACGCACAGGCGCTGGTGAAACGCGCAGCCGAATTGCTCACAGAAACTGCCGCACGTCTGAAGACAACGTCGGACAAAGGCCCGATGGTGCTCGCGGGCAGTGTCGCCGGTGAATCTTCACCGGTCGGACAGTTGATTCGGCAACACTTTGCCGGTGAAGTCCTGACCGCCCGCGACGGCGTCGGCGGCGCCACCTGGCTCGCCCTCGCCGCCCTGGACCCGACGCTCGCCACCACCGAGAACCACCGCCGCCTGGTCGAACACTGA
- a CDS encoding YciI family protein → MKYLLLIHSNPITWGHPSFLHTEEGRALPRKARDALTAQLDNLLKELDANGELITAVPLDPPSRTRVVRVREGVRATTDGPYSEAKEQLAGVFLIDVASPERAEEVAATIPEAGFYAVEVRPVSVLD, encoded by the coding sequence ATGAAGTACCTGCTGCTGATCCACAGCAATCCGATCACCTGGGGCCACCCGTCGTTCCTGCACACCGAGGAAGGCCGGGCGCTGCCCAGGAAGGCCCGCGACGCGCTCACCGCGCAGCTCGACAACCTGCTGAAGGAACTCGACGCCAACGGCGAGCTGATCACCGCGGTGCCCCTGGACCCGCCGTCGCGGACCCGCGTCGTCCGCGTCCGCGAAGGCGTCCGCGCCACCACCGACGGCCCGTACTCCGAGGCCAAGGAACAGCTCGCCGGCGTCTTCCTCATCGACGTCGCAAGCCCCGAGCGCGCCGAGGAGGTCGCCGCGACCATCCCGGAAGCCGGGTTCTACGCCGTCGAGGTCCGCCCGGTCTCGGTCCTCGACTAG
- a CDS encoding alpha/beta hydrolase, translating to MEEIDFRLPDGRVLHGYDSAPGDDARLAVVWHHGTPNLGTPPAPLFDTSERLGIRWISFDRPGYGGSTPAPGRTMASVAADLTALLDTLGIGTCALLGYSGGGSYALGAAAVLGDRVEAVATFAAIAPYDAAGLDWYDGMIASGRASLRAAAEGRAAKLRHENSGVEYDPEFTAADVAMFDGPWGWLGSVAGEQSMPDGPDGLVDDDCSYTLGWGCDPATIAAPTLLVHGADDGVIPCAHSEWLAATLPAAELVLLPDAGHIAALAHAEPALGWIRDRTA from the coding sequence ATGGAGGAGATCGACTTCCGGCTGCCGGACGGCCGGGTGCTGCACGGCTACGACAGCGCCCCGGGCGACGACGCCCGGCTCGCGGTGGTCTGGCACCACGGCACCCCGAACCTGGGGACACCGCCCGCCCCACTCTTCGACACGAGCGAGCGGCTCGGCATCCGGTGGATCTCGTTCGACCGGCCCGGGTACGGCGGATCGACGCCGGCGCCCGGCCGCACGATGGCGTCGGTCGCGGCCGACCTCACCGCACTGCTGGACACGCTGGGGATCGGCACATGTGCGCTGCTGGGCTACTCCGGCGGCGGCTCGTACGCGCTCGGCGCGGCCGCGGTGCTCGGCGACCGGGTCGAGGCGGTCGCCACGTTCGCCGCCATCGCGCCGTACGACGCCGCGGGCCTCGACTGGTACGACGGGATGATCGCGTCCGGGCGCGCGTCGCTCCGGGCCGCGGCGGAGGGACGTGCCGCGAAGCTGCGGCACGAGAACTCGGGCGTCGAGTACGACCCGGAGTTCACCGCGGCGGACGTCGCGATGTTCGACGGCCCGTGGGGCTGGCTCGGCTCGGTCGCCGGTGAGCAGTCGATGCCCGACGGCCCCGACGGGCTGGTCGACGACGACTGCTCCTACACCCTCGGCTGGGGTTGCGATCCGGCGACGATCGCGGCACCGACGCTGCTTGTCCACGGTGCCGACGACGGCGTGATTCCCTGTGCACACAGCGAATGGCTGGCGGCCACGCTCCCGGCGGCCGAGCTGGTCCTGCTGCCGGACGCCGGCCACATCGCGGCCCTCGCGCACGCCGAGCCCGCGCTCGGATGGATCCGGGACCGAACTGCCTGA
- a CDS encoding protein kinase, whose product MLLADRYRTTEILGHGGMGEVYRGCDELLGRPVAVKLLRPDLSDPFAAARFRREARAAAVVKDPHVVAVYDFGHSNGEYFLVMELMEGRSVAHELALHGPLHPDRALGVVRQVAGGLAAAHRHDIVHRDIKPDNLLVDVDGSVKIADFGIARSPADPATTSGLILGTSHYLAPERALGHPATPASDVYALGCVLYQLLTGRPPFEGDDPTVVMSRHVEAAPVIPDDVPLGVALLLRRMLAKEPGDRPTADEVATLTTETAAEAPTAEFAVLRPRRNWRSAFAVLASMLVAGTAVTAGVLADQQPNEPVAPPNIAPSQPVQQVRPPARPATVPTAPTVRTGPTVTVTKSAPVRTRTVEPPTASRTSQPQTTDQSGKPGKSKAKKSGRN is encoded by the coding sequence GTGCTGCTTGCGGACCGCTACCGCACCACGGAGATTCTCGGTCACGGCGGAATGGGCGAGGTCTACCGGGGGTGCGACGAACTCCTCGGCCGGCCGGTCGCGGTCAAGCTGCTGCGCCCGGACCTGAGTGACCCGTTCGCCGCGGCACGGTTCCGGCGGGAAGCGCGGGCCGCGGCGGTGGTGAAGGATCCTCATGTCGTCGCGGTCTACGACTTCGGCCACTCCAACGGCGAGTACTTCCTGGTCATGGAGCTGATGGAGGGCCGCAGCGTCGCGCACGAGCTGGCGTTGCACGGACCGCTGCATCCGGATCGCGCGCTCGGCGTCGTTCGGCAGGTCGCCGGCGGCCTGGCGGCCGCGCACCGGCACGACATCGTGCATCGTGACATCAAGCCCGACAACCTGCTGGTCGATGTCGACGGGTCGGTCAAGATCGCCGACTTCGGGATCGCGCGCTCGCCCGCGGACCCGGCGACCACGTCCGGCCTGATCCTCGGCACCAGCCACTACCTCGCCCCCGAACGCGCCCTGGGGCATCCGGCGACTCCGGCCTCGGACGTGTACGCGCTCGGCTGCGTGCTGTACCAGCTGCTCACCGGGCGTCCGCCGTTCGAGGGCGACGACCCGACCGTCGTGATGTCCCGGCACGTCGAGGCCGCGCCGGTCATCCCCGACGACGTACCGCTCGGCGTCGCCCTGCTGCTCCGCCGGATGCTGGCCAAGGAGCCCGGCGACCGCCCGACGGCCGACGAGGTCGCGACCTTGACGACCGAGACCGCGGCCGAGGCCCCGACGGCCGAGTTCGCCGTACTGCGCCCACGCCGCAACTGGCGCAGTGCGTTCGCGGTGCTCGCCTCGATGCTCGTCGCCGGAACCGCCGTGACGGCCGGCGTCCTCGCCGACCAGCAACCGAACGAGCCGGTCGCGCCGCCGAACATCGCGCCCTCGCAGCCGGTGCAGCAGGTACGGCCGCCCGCCCGGCCGGCGACCGTACCGACGGCGCCGACAGTCCGGACCGGGCCGACCGTCACCGTCACCAAGTCGGCCCCTGTGCGGACCCGGACGGTCGAGCCCCCGACGGCCTCGAGAACGTCTCAGCCGCAGACAACCGACCAGTCCGGCAAGCCCGGCAAGAGCAAGGCCAAGAAGTCCGGCCGGAACTGA
- a CDS encoding helix-turn-helix domain-containing protein, which yields MSLEKDPRRSRLLDDPLAIRALAHPVRLDLQALLGREGPLTAADAARRLGISQALASHHLRQLAKYDFVEPAPGKDNRERPWRLVSTSQSWAEASATPEGAAAADVLEQLVAERALEALGRWQEQRRTEDPAWRDHAGIGQSGFYLTADELAELVTQIDALLQRWVDERPIDDKSTRPAGSRHVAFTQIVTISPEE from the coding sequence ATGTCTTTGGAAAAGGATCCGCGGCGGTCCCGGCTCCTCGACGACCCGCTCGCCATCCGCGCGCTCGCGCACCCGGTGCGGCTGGATCTGCAGGCGCTGCTCGGCCGCGAGGGGCCGCTGACGGCGGCGGACGCTGCGCGCCGGCTGGGGATCAGCCAGGCGCTGGCGTCGCATCACCTGCGGCAGCTGGCGAAGTACGACTTCGTCGAGCCGGCTCCCGGGAAGGACAACCGGGAACGGCCGTGGCGGCTGGTCTCGACGTCGCAGTCGTGGGCCGAGGCCTCGGCGACCCCCGAGGGCGCCGCGGCGGCCGACGTCCTCGAGCAACTGGTCGCCGAGCGCGCGCTCGAGGCGCTCGGCCGCTGGCAGGAGCAACGCCGTACCGAGGACCCGGCCTGGCGGGACCACGCCGGCATCGGGCAGAGCGGGTTCTACCTGACCGCGGACGAACTGGCCGAGCTGGTCACCCAGATCGACGCGCTGCTGCAGCGCTGGGTCGACGAGCGGCCGATCGACGACAAGTCCACCCGGCCGGCGGGCAGCCGGCACGTCGCGTTCACCCAGATCGTCACGATCTCTCCGGAGGAGTAG
- a CDS encoding MFS transporter — translation MKDLWGVLVQQRDYRLMLSAGLISLVGDWLLRTGLAFQVYVLTGSTLASGGLLLASFLPAVVLGSLAGVFVDRWNQRTTMIVTNVLNAVVLLPLIAVHDASTIWIVYGVVLAQSCLQQFFTPAEQSLVPLLVNSDQLVTANALNSQIRDLARLIGAALGGVLAAAGGLTLLAVGDAVTFLVAVVLVAAMRFRQDRPRRTKESAGGAIRRLKAEWTEGLRLCVAGPAMRLFFVFCLVTGVGEGIMSTLFAPFVSAEIGGDGKAYGLIVASQAVGGIVGGLVAAAIGSRWPAATLWGLGALAFGLIDIALFVYPLVSDSVLPAFVFMIVVGLPGALTLAGMMTVFQNLTVDGTRGRIYGAVGAAESVAVLIGITSAGFLGDAVGIIPILVIQGLGYVVGGLVVFSRRRVLEPRPAAAPPLPV, via the coding sequence ATGAAGGACTTGTGGGGCGTCCTCGTCCAGCAGCGCGACTACCGGCTGATGCTCAGCGCCGGCCTGATCTCGCTGGTCGGTGACTGGCTGCTGCGCACCGGACTCGCGTTCCAGGTGTACGTGCTGACCGGATCGACCCTGGCCTCCGGCGGGCTGCTGCTGGCGTCGTTCCTGCCCGCCGTGGTGCTCGGCTCGCTGGCCGGCGTCTTCGTGGACCGCTGGAACCAGCGGACCACGATGATCGTGACCAACGTGCTGAACGCGGTCGTCCTGCTGCCACTGATCGCCGTCCACGACGCGAGCACGATCTGGATCGTGTACGGCGTGGTGCTCGCGCAGAGCTGCCTGCAGCAGTTCTTCACGCCCGCCGAGCAGTCCCTCGTCCCACTGCTGGTGAACTCCGACCAGCTCGTCACCGCGAACGCGCTGAACAGCCAGATCCGCGACCTCGCCCGGCTGATCGGCGCCGCCCTCGGCGGTGTGCTCGCGGCCGCCGGCGGGCTCACGCTGCTGGCCGTCGGGGACGCCGTGACGTTCCTGGTCGCGGTCGTGCTGGTCGCGGCGATGCGGTTTCGCCAGGACCGCCCCCGCCGTACGAAGGAGTCCGCGGGTGGTGCGATCAGGCGGCTGAAGGCGGAGTGGACCGAGGGGTTGCGGCTGTGCGTGGCCGGTCCGGCGATGCGGCTGTTCTTCGTGTTCTGCCTGGTCACCGGGGTCGGCGAGGGGATCATGAGCACGCTGTTCGCGCCGTTCGTCAGCGCCGAGATCGGCGGCGACGGGAAGGCGTACGGCCTGATCGTGGCGTCGCAGGCGGTCGGCGGCATCGTCGGCGGCCTGGTCGCGGCCGCGATCGGCTCCCGATGGCCGGCCGCCACTCTGTGGGGGCTCGGCGCGCTGGCCTTCGGGCTGATCGACATCGCGCTGTTCGTCTACCCGCTGGTGTCGGACAGCGTGCTGCCGGCGTTCGTGTTCATGATCGTCGTCGGGCTGCCCGGCGCACTCACCCTCGCCGGCATGATGACCGTCTTCCAGAACCTCACCGTCGACGGCACCCGCGGCCGGATCTACGGCGCGGTCGGCGCCGCCGAGAGCGTGGCGGTCCTGATCGGGATCACCTCCGCCGGCTTCCTCGGCGACGCCGTCGGCATCATCCCGATCCTGGTGATCCAGGGCCTCGGGTACGTCGTCGGCGGGCTGGTGGTGTTCAGTCGGCGGCGGGTGCTGGAGCCCCGGCCGGCGGCTGCTCCTCCACTCCCGGTCTGA